The following are encoded together in the Zingiber officinale cultivar Zhangliang chromosome 8A, Zo_v1.1, whole genome shotgun sequence genome:
- the LOC122010275 gene encoding protein ABC transporter 1, mitochondrial-like, whose amino-acid sequence MPPSQPPLQDLRRILRGVFLVAAEAAQRSPTLEAAKAGDVPALVSRAVKNALVSATDLAGLTRGTPRQVSSPRASSVVFFAEDDEITAKPRTTSDPSNSEKPPPQPCVGGFHGSEASVPEAEKGINEAEKVGSLDDSKAGTTKVPDVIRENGDQKDPVLSDPVEKEILTDGVRDAILVKRRRPRERRVPSTPFSRALGFAGLGAGLAWGTIQESAKRIVFGIPNTNEKQSVLSPFLSEKNAERLALALCRMRGAALKLGQMLSIQDESLVPAPILAALDIVRQGADVMPSKQLNDVLNAELGPNWKSKLRSFDYKPLAAASIGQVHRAVLKNGMEVAIKIQYPGVADSIDSDIENVRLILDYTNLIPKGLFLDNAIKVAKDELSRECDYELEAANQKRFRELLSDSKGFYVPRVIDDISSKKVLTTELITGVPIDKVALLSQGVRDYVGEKLLELTLKELFAFQFMQTDPNWSNFLFDESAKIINLIDFGAAREYSKNFVDNYLRMVIACANSDRKAVYEMSQRLGFLTGEESDIMIEAHVQAAFIVGMPFAKPGGYDFRTANITRSISNLGATMLKHRLTPPPEEAYSLHRKLSGAFLACIKLGAVVPCRELLLQIYEQYQFGDGGAELLSSTA is encoded by the exons ATGCCGCCGTCCCAACCTCCGCTGCAGGATCTTCGCCGCATCTTACGCGGCGTATTCCTCGTCGCCGCTGAGGCCGCCCAGCGATCTCCCACCCTCGAGGCCGCCAAGGCAGGGGACGTCCCGGCCCTCGTCTCTCGCGCCGTCAAGAACGCCCTCGTGTCTGCCACCGACCTTGCTGGACTTACTAGAGGAACTCCCCGGCAGGTCTCCTCTCCCAGGGCGTCCTCCGTCGTCTTCTTCGCGGAAGATGATGAGATCACTGCAAAGCCAAGGACTACTAGCGATCCATCCAACTCGGAAAAGCCCCCGCCGCAACCCTGTGTCGGAGGGTTTCACGGTTCAGAGGCCTCCGTACCTGAAGCCGAGAAAGGCATTAATGAGGCCGAGAAAGTTGGTTCCTTGGATGATTCGAAAGCTGGCACTACGAAGGTACCTGATGTTATTCGAGAGAACGGTGATCAGAAGGATCCAGTCTTGTCTGATCCAgttgagaaggagattcttaCCGATGGAGTAAGAGATGCTATTCTAGTAAAACGCCGGCGGCCTCGCGAGAGAAGGGTTCCATCTACTCCCTTTAGTAGGGCTCTTGG GTTTGCTGGTCTGGGAGCTGGGCTTGCTTGGGGTACAATTCAAGAATCTGCAAAGAGAATTGTCTTTGGTATACCCAACACAAATGAGAAGCAGTCTGTCCTTTCACCATTTTTATCTGAGAAAAATGCTGAACGTTTGGCGCTTGCGCTATGTAGAATGCGGGGGGCTGCTCTTAAATTGGGCCAGATGTTGAGCATCCAGGATGAGTCCCTTGTGCCAGCACCG ATATTGGCAGCATTAGATATTGTTCGCCAAGGAGCAGATGTGATGCCAAGCAAACAGTTGAATGACGTTTTGAATGCTGAACTGGGTCCTAACTGGAAATCCAAATTGAGGAGCTTTGATTATAAACCATTGGCTGCAGCAAGTATAGGGCAG GTTCACCGGGCTGTTTTAAAGAATGGCATGGAGGTTGCAATTAAAATACAGTACCCTGGTGTTGCAGACAGTATTGACAGTGACATAGAAAATGTCAGGCTGATACTAGATTACACAAATCTCATTCCTAAAGGACTGTTTCTTGATAATGCCATCAAG GTGGCAAAGGATGAACTGTCTCGGGAATGTGATTATGAGTTGGAAGCTGCTAATCAAAAGAGATTCCGTGAATTATTATCTGATTCAAAAGGGTTCTATGTTCCTCGGGTAATTGATGACATTTCAAGTAAAAAGGTCTTAACAACTGAGTTAATTACAG GAGTTCCTATTGATAAAGTGGCATTACTAAGTCAAGGAGTTCGGGATTATGTTGGGGAGAAATTACTGGAATTGACGCTCAAGGAGTTGTTTGCTTTCCAGTTCATGCAG ACAGATCCCAACTGGAGCAATTTTCTTTTCGATGAATCCGCCAAAATCATTAATCTAATCGACTTTGGTGCAGCTCGAGAGTATTCAAAGAATTTTGTGGACAACTACCTACGGATG GTCATCGCATGTGCAAATAGCGACAGAAAGGCAGTGTACGAGATGTCTCAGAGGCTTGGCTTTCTTACAGGCGAGGAGTCAGATATCATGATCGAGGCTCATGTCCAGGCAGCTTTTATCGTCGGAATGCCCTTCGCGAAGCCTGGTGGATATGATTTCCGCACAGCCAACATAACGAGAAGTATTTCGAACCTCGGTGCAACCATGCTGAAGCACAGGCTGACACCGCCACCGGAGGAGGCCTACAGCCTTCACAGAAAGCTCTCAGGTGCATTTTTAGCTTGTATCAAGCTTGGTGCCGTGGTTCCTTGTAGGGAGTTGCTACTGCAGATTTATGAGCAGTACCAGTTTGGCGATGGTGGTGCGGAACTCTTGTCAAGCACAGCCTAA